A single window of Malus sylvestris chromosome 5, drMalSylv7.2, whole genome shotgun sequence DNA harbors:
- the LOC126624703 gene encoding probable prolyl 4-hydroxylase 9 has product MKVKAKSSRAKLGLPTVFLLCSLFFFAGLFISTLLSHASVPRSVSRTLESEDDEDHGPMMPGDTGDSFIQSIPFQVLSWRPRALYFPRFATAEQCESVIEMAKTKLRPSTLALRKGETAESTKGTRTSSGTFISASEDDSGVLDIIEEKIARATMLPRVHGEAFNVLRYEIGQKYDSHYDAFNPTEYGQQKSQRFASFLLYLSDVEEGGETMFPYENGAEMGSSYDYKKCIGLKIMPRQGDGLLFYSVFPNGTIDPTSLHGSCPVIKGEKWVATKWIRNQEDMD; this is encoded by the exons ATGAAAGTGAAAGCAAAGAGCTCCAGAGCAAAGTTGGGCTTACCCACCGTCTTCCTCCTTtgctccctcttcttcttcgccGGTTTATTCATCTCCACCCTCCTCTCCCATGCCTCCGTCCCTCGCTCCGTCTCCAGAACTCTGGAATCCGAAGACGACGAAGATCACGGTCCAATGATGCCGGGCGACACCGGAGACAGCTTTATTCAGTCCATTCCATTCCAG GTTTTGAGTTGGAGACCGCGGGCTCTGTATTTTCCGAGATTTGCAACTGCCGAGCAATGCGAAAGCGTGATTGAGATGGCGAAGACGAAGCTCCGGCCGTCCACACTGGCATTGCGAAAGGGAGAGACTGCTGAGAGCACAAAGGGGACTCGAACAAG TTCAGGCACATTTATTAGTGCATCAGAAGATGATAGCGGAGTCCTGGATATTATTGAGGAAAAGATTGCCAGGGCTACAATGTTACCAAGAGTCCATGGCGAg GCATTCAACGTTTTGCGGTATGAGATTGGCCAGAAGTATGATTCACATTATGATGCATTCAATCCAACGGAATATGGTCAACAGAAAAGCCAAAGA TTTGCTTCCTTCTTGTTGTATCTATCCGATGTAGAAGAAGGTGGAGAAACCATGTTCCCTTATGAG AACGGTGCAGAGATGGGTTCGAGCTATGATTACAAGAAATGCATTGGTTTAAAAATTATGCCCAGGCAAGGGGATggtcttttattttattcagtgTTTCCAAACGGCACAATTGATCCG ACATCTCTTCACGGAAGCTGCCCGGTGATCAAAGGGGAAAAGTGGGTTGCAACAAAGTGGATTAGAAACCAAGAAGATATGGACTAA
- the LOC126624398 gene encoding spindle pole body component 110 — MDLGCLDLGCISVSDKHRAKDAVLDSDNKENAAAEQFSASPKIGKNRNLKEASLSTLNSVNKSTAQIKKPSHRRTSPLNWFPRKKVDSYLKRKIKMLQEVDGMNLTLDQTLGDSNPHYSKVLREKMAAKEAAQKAMEVRKAALVEASWCRILKAARIQSKEAEAQLLKADKAAAEAFEEATAVGVIMYDKPNCPRKPCKIETSTVNGGGSTTHTVTASFETAFEVDKEVAAAVKIALVRLGNCPSFDKDEFKELLRKISENPDTDIVELETNHELSEFTSECESESGSELEALSQKDNIISKDLNQNEMPDLEVRQRKNRRQSFGKLNMAKIADMMLERLQCLQEDELSSLATIVATCGLNAALAESKLHDPGSAAETLPQRIAAAKPEYFRDGQIRKKQPVSELPSLDKFLVKHVTKLEREVQEAKNRSKSKEGTAENSNRTADEKANSETIPGLGSILLKHGSKFEKEIEEAKKNSRGEFEMLQKNSQSNKISSEAIPDLAITLIKHSSKLEKEVEAAKKNFVKTSAMSHKKENDSELPSLDKFLVKHVSRLEKEVQEAKNRRQADPHEGVRFPYLKKKVESSTSVAQPKEKATSCSGEGSVGKENIDLNNDVEENSTMEQNEIEASLQIGEVKPSAGETKSLHKAETKETEDSLDKILLKPMHRLEREKMQALEMEDNYKFEKKKGGNSDSQCESLDKVLVKHVSRLEKEKIKFCAEEEATEVKRSNAKLQSRADEAFGLDQILIKHKSRLEREKDAAAQQPEDQVRYSVSRKEAMERELQEQWGGLSLGNSLRPREKAAAAQQPEDQIKFSVARKEARDQELQEQWGGLSLGNSMRPHVSKLERDKAAWIKAEQEEKRQDTVFSD, encoded by the exons ATGGACCTCGGCTGCTTGGACTTGGGTTGCATCTCCGTGTCTGACAAGCACCGCGCTAAAGACGCCGTTCTTGACTCAGACAACAAAGAAAACGCCGCCGCCGAGCAGTTCTCCGCCAGCCCCAAGATCGGCAAG AATAGAAATTTGAAAGAGGCTAGCCTATCAACGCTGAATTCTGTTAACAAATCCACTGCACAAATTAAGAAGCCTTCTCATCGTAGAACCTCTCCTCTGAACTGGTTTCCGCGGAAAAAAGTGGACTCCTATCTTAAGAGGAAGATCAAAATGCTGCAG GAAGTAGATGGGATGAATTTAACTCTCGATCAGACTCTAGGTGATTCTAATCCACATTACTCAAAAGTCCTAAGGGAGAAAATGGCAGCAAAAGAAGCTGCACAAAAAGCAATGGAGGTACGAAAAGCAGCATTGGTGGAAGCATCTTGGTGTCGAATACTTAAAGCAGCAAG GATCCAAAGCAAAGAAGCTGAAGCCCAGCTGTTGAAAGCAGATAAAGCTGCAGCTGAAGCTTTTGAAGAGGCAACTGCCGTGGGAGTTATCATGTATGACAAGCCAAATTGCCCTCGGAAGCCCTGTAAAATAGAAACATCCACTGTTAATGGCGGAGGTTCGACTACTCACACAGTCACAGCATCTTTTGAGACTGCATTTGAGGTGGATAAAGAAGTAGCTGCAGCTGTAAAGATTGCATTAGTACGGCTTGGAAACTGCCCATCTTTTGATAAAGATGAATTTAAAGAACTGCTTCGAAAGATTAGTGAGAACCCTGATACTGATATAGTTGAACTTGAAACTAATCATGAATTATCTGAGTTTACTTCAGAATGTGAATCAGAATCTGGATCAGAACTTGAAGCATTATCCCAGAAAGATAATATCATTTCCAAAGATTTGAATCAGAACGAGATGCCAGATTTAGAGGTAAGACAGAGGAAAAACAGAAGGCAGTCTTTTGGTAAGCTTAATATGGCAAAGATAGCAGACATGATGCTCGAGAGACTTCAATGTTTGCAAGAAGATGAACTCTCTTCTCTTGCCACTATAGTTGCTACTTGTGGTTTAAATGCTGCCTTAGCGGAAAGCAAGCTGCACGATCCCGGCTCTGCTGCTGAGACCCTTCCACAAAGAATAGCAGCGGCGAAGCCTGAGTACTTCAGAGATGGGCAGATCCGAAAGAAGCAACCTGTATCAGAACTCCCAAGTCTAGACAAGTTTTTGGTTAAGCACGTGACTAAGCTTGAAAGAGAAGTGCAAGAAGCCAAGAATAGAAGTAAGTCGAAGGAAGGAACTGCAGAGAATTCTAACAGAACTGCAGACGAAAAGGCCAATTCAGAAACCATTCCAGGCTTGGGAAGCATCCTTCTGAAGCATGGTTCAAAGTTTGAGAAGGAGATTGAAGAGGCGAAGAAAAATTCAAGAGGAGAATTTGAAATGCTTCAAAAGAATTCACAGAGCAACAAAATATCATCTGAAGCCATTCCTGACTTGGCAATTACACTAATTAAACATTCTTCGAAGCTTGAAAAGGAAGTTGAGGCGGCCAAGAAGAACTTTGTGAAAACATCTGCAATGAGTCACAAAAAAGAGAATGACTCAGAACTCCCCAGCCTTGATAAGTTCTTAGTGAAACATGTCTCAAGACTTGAGAAGGAAGTCCAAGAAGCAAAGAACAGAAGGCAAGCTGACCCACATGAAGGAGTTAGGTTCCCTTATTTGAAGAAGAAAGTTGAATCATCTACTTCGGTTGCACAACCAAAAGAAAAGGCTACTTCTTGTTCCGGGGAAGGATCGGTGGGGAAAGAAAATATCGACTTAAATAATGATGTCGAAGAGAATTCTACGATGGAGCAAAATGAAATTGAAGCTTCACTGCAGATTGGAGAAGTGAAACCTAGTGCAGGTGAAACAAAATCACTTCACAAGGCCGAAACTAAAGAGACTGAAGATAGTCTAGACAAGATCCTTCTCAAACCAATGCACAGGTTGGAAAGGGAGAAAATGCAAGCTTTGGAAATGGAAGACAATTATAAAttcgaaaagaaaaagggaggaaaCAGCGATTCCCAATGTGAGAGCTTGGACAAAGTTTTGGTAAAACATGTTTCCAGACTGGAGAAAGAGAAGATAAAGTTCTGTGCAGAGGAAGAAGCAACTGAAGTGAAGAGAAGTAACGCAAAGCTGCAGTCACGTGCAGACGAAGCATTTGGTTTGGACCAAATTCTCATTAAACACAAATCAAGGCTCGAAAGAGAAAAGGATGCTGCTGCTCAGCAACCAGAAGACCAAGTTAGATACTCCGTCAGTCGTAAAGAAGCAATGGAGAGAGAACTGCAAGAACAATGGGGAGGTTTAAGCTTAGGAAACTCCCTGAGACCAAGAGAGAAGGCGGCTGCTGCTCAGCAACCAGAAGACCAAATTAAATTCTCTGTGGCTCGTAAAGAAGCAAGGGACCAAGAACTGCAAGAACAATGGGGTGGTTTAA